In Geotalea uraniireducens, one genomic interval encodes:
- a CDS encoding PQQ-binding-like beta-propeller repeat protein, whose translation MNKNNTLKPGTIERKHMPPKIQGKFLLLCIGLLLLVCNGCGSQADQSSGDEWLLAPEWVTYQGNASHTGYVAVTLDSTIFREAWVATVWSGTPLNPVTAGDGKVFVSTNSYFGKQLLAVLDANTGDIKWSYDFGAIHSVNPPAYSNGRVYVTTGGQSDSFVWCFSADSGDPLFRSVYGNQWSHYFAPTIVNDALYMAGGYYDGAYRFNAINGDQIWSASLNQYDQWTPAVRDGLVYAYTGSYSPKVSVLKAADGSVAYEIPDPNFTWNGWSMNSAPVLGSQNDLLATQNNRLISFDLQGRVIRWERTGTYTGNVTTDNGVLYVINNSQIEARAENDGSLLWMWIAPDGVPTGNSIVTKNLLFVSTDATTYAVDLRTHDQVWSYPKGGQLALSKQGLLLISGQDGTVAAIAVKP comes from the coding sequence ATGAATAAGAATAATACTCTGAAACCCGGCACCATTGAAAGGAAACACATGCCCCCAAAGATTCAGGGAAAGTTCTTGTTGTTGTGCATTGGGCTGTTACTTCTGGTCTGCAATGGCTGCGGTTCGCAAGCGGATCAATCGAGTGGGGATGAATGGCTGCTGGCACCTGAGTGGGTCACCTATCAAGGTAACGCCAGCCACACCGGTTATGTTGCCGTTACACTGGATTCCACAATATTTCGCGAGGCTTGGGTAGCAACCGTTTGGAGCGGCACTCCGCTCAACCCGGTGACCGCGGGTGACGGCAAGGTGTTCGTCTCGACCAATTCCTATTTCGGTAAACAACTCCTCGCGGTACTGGATGCAAATACCGGAGACATCAAGTGGTCGTACGACTTTGGTGCGATCCACTCGGTGAACCCTCCTGCCTACAGTAACGGCCGGGTCTATGTAACAACCGGCGGGCAGTCTGACTCTTTTGTGTGGTGTTTCAGCGCCGATTCAGGAGACCCGTTGTTCCGCAGTGTCTACGGCAACCAATGGTCTCACTATTTTGCCCCGACCATTGTGAATGACGCGCTCTATATGGCGGGTGGCTATTACGACGGCGCTTATCGATTCAATGCAATCAACGGGGATCAGATCTGGTCCGCTTCGCTCAACCAGTACGATCAGTGGACTCCGGCGGTTCGTGACGGCCTGGTGTATGCTTATACCGGCAGCTATAGTCCTAAGGTCAGCGTACTGAAAGCCGCTGACGGATCGGTGGCCTATGAAATCCCCGATCCAAACTTCACCTGGAACGGCTGGAGCATGAATAGTGCGCCGGTCCTCGGTTCCCAGAACGATCTGTTGGCCACCCAGAACAACCGGCTGATTTCATTCGACCTGCAAGGACGGGTCATCAGGTGGGAGCGGACCGGAACCTACACGGGGAATGTAACGACGGACAACGGGGTTTTATACGTTATCAACAACAGCCAAATTGAGGCCCGGGCGGAAAATGACGGCTCGCTGCTGTGGATGTGGATCGCTCCGGACGGCGTTCCAACCGGGAACAGCATCGTCACGAAAAATCTTCTCTTCGTCAGTACGGATGCAACGACCTATGCCGTAGACCTGCGTACACACGACCAGGTATGGTCATATCCCAAAGGCGGACAGCTTGCGCTCAGCAAACAAGGCCTTTTGCTCATATCCGGCCAGGATGGGACAGTTGCGGCTATCGCCGTGAAACCTTGA
- a CDS encoding MarR family winged helix-turn-helix transcriptional regulator — protein sequence MRSSSGYNLEQSLGHLTSRFSRLLLRRISAAFAQHDFPITADQYAFLVQLWAHDGLPQGVLAEKTSRDKTTMARLAAGLEELGLIVRQQGPDDARERLIFLSEQGKALMAEATGLVQEILTVAQQGIEPAQLEICREVLRRAYRNLQQ from the coding sequence ATGCGCTCATCCTCCGGCTACAACCTCGAACAATCACTCGGTCACCTGACGAGCCGCTTCTCCCGGCTACTCCTGCGACGGATCAGTGCCGCTTTCGCGCAACACGATTTTCCGATCACCGCCGATCAGTATGCCTTCCTCGTCCAGCTGTGGGCACATGACGGCCTTCCGCAGGGCGTTCTCGCCGAGAAGACCTCGCGGGACAAGACGACCATGGCACGCCTGGCCGCCGGGCTGGAAGAGCTTGGCCTGATCGTTCGGCAGCAAGGGCCGGACGACGCCCGGGAACGGTTGATCTTTCTCTCCGAACAGGGAAAAGCGCTGATGGCCGAGGCGACGGGGCTGGTCCAGGAGATTCTTACCGTGGCGCAGCAGGGGATCGAGCCGGCGCAGCTGGAGATCTGCCGCGAGGTGCTGCGCCGCGCCTATCGCAATCTGCAGCAGTAA
- a CDS encoding TAXI family TRAP transporter solute-binding subunit, with protein sequence MKENIKILAAMRPFARFTRISLRDLVVTVLPVLLVTAIGIGAAYWLMRPAPPNTLTITAGPTGSTFQLYAKKYQKVLAQKGIKLKILPSNGSLENLDRLLDPAAKVDVGFVQGGLAKGRQVDRLFSLGSVFHEPLALFYRSAKPLTLISQLAGKRLAIGPEGSGTRAVALELLKANGIGPDNATLLDLSGEAAAWGLVDGTVDAAFLMGDSATPGDMRSLIWTPGVHLYDFVQAEAYSRRYPYLNQLVIPMGALDFGQNIPGADVHLLAPTVELVARDTLHPALSDLLIEAAKEVHGRATLLQSAGEFPAPVEHEYRLSDDAKRYYTSGKKFLYRSLPFWLATLVDRFLVLFVPVVVLFIPGLKLVPALYSWRIRSRIYRWYGLLISIERTLLAQQSAEERTETLRRLDEIEAGVNGMKIPLAYADQFYVLRDHIRFVRERYAKESAAG encoded by the coding sequence ATGAAGGAGAACATCAAGATACTGGCTGCCATGAGACCGTTTGCGCGCTTCACCCGCATCTCCCTGCGCGATCTGGTCGTGACCGTCCTGCCGGTCCTGCTGGTGACCGCCATCGGGATTGGCGCCGCCTACTGGCTCATGCGCCCGGCGCCGCCGAACACCCTCACCATCACCGCCGGCCCGACCGGAAGCACCTTTCAGCTCTACGCCAAGAAGTACCAGAAAGTCCTGGCGCAGAAGGGGATCAAGCTGAAGATCCTCCCCTCCAACGGCTCGCTGGAGAACCTGGACCGGCTGCTCGATCCCGCCGCCAAGGTCGACGTCGGCTTCGTCCAGGGGGGACTGGCCAAGGGAAGGCAGGTCGACCGGCTGTTCTCCCTCGGCAGCGTCTTTCACGAACCGCTGGCGCTGTTCTATCGCTCGGCCAAACCGCTCACCCTGATTTCGCAACTGGCGGGCAAGCGCCTGGCAATCGGCCCGGAAGGGAGCGGCACCCGGGCCGTGGCCCTGGAACTGCTCAAGGCGAACGGCATCGGCCCCGACAATGCCACGCTGCTCGACCTGAGCGGCGAGGCCGCTGCCTGGGGGCTGGTCGACGGCACGGTCGATGCCGCGTTTCTGATGGGGGATTCGGCAACCCCCGGCGACATGCGGAGCCTCATCTGGACACCCGGGGTCCACCTCTACGATTTTGTCCAGGCGGAGGCCTACTCGCGGCGTTACCCCTATCTGAACCAGTTGGTCATTCCGATGGGGGCGCTGGATTTCGGCCAGAATATCCCCGGGGCCGACGTCCACCTGCTGGCGCCGACGGTTGAACTGGTGGCCCGCGACACCCTCCACCCCGCCCTTTCCGACCTCTTGATCGAGGCGGCCAAAGAGGTCCACGGCCGCGCCACCCTGCTGCAGAGCGCCGGCGAGTTTCCCGCGCCGGTGGAGCACGAGTACCGTCTCAGCGACGACGCCAAACGGTACTACACCTCCGGCAAGAAGTTTCTCTACCGCTCTCTCCCCTTCTGGCTGGCAACCCTCGTGGATCGGTTCCTCGTGCTGTTCGTCCCGGTCGTCGTGCTGTTCATCCCGGGCCTGAAGCTGGTCCCGGCGCTCTACAGCTGGCGAATCCGCTCCCGCATCTACCGCTGGTACGGGCTGTTGATCTCGATCGAACGGACGCTCCTCGCGCAGCAGTCGGCCGAAGAGCGGACGGAAACCCTCCGCCGGCTTGACGAGATCGAAGCCGGGGTCAACGGGATGAAGATCCCGCTGGCCTACGCCGATCAGTTCTATGTGCTCCGCGATCACATCCGTTTCGTCCGCGAGCGCTATGCAAAGGAGAGCGCGGCAGGTTGA
- a CDS encoding RNA polymerase sigma factor encodes MRSVDVVGDETGDHEIISGILAGRPDDFALLLARYRGYVFKIVSGNVPPEAVEDLAHEVFVDAYRSLAGFDVRTSFKKWLAGIAVHRCYDYWRERYRNREVPMSALTEDHLAWVDGVLADRARGAFAGAEMRREAREVLQWALAGLSAEDRMVLTLVHLEGLPVKEAAALLGWSVISVKVRAHRSREKMRRRIVAMLEEGG; translated from the coding sequence ATGCGGAGCGTTGACGTGGTCGGTGACGAAACCGGAGACCATGAAATAATCAGCGGTATTCTCGCCGGTCGGCCGGACGATTTCGCGCTGCTCCTCGCAAGGTACCGCGGCTACGTCTTCAAGATCGTCTCCGGCAACGTTCCGCCCGAGGCGGTGGAGGACCTGGCGCACGAGGTGTTTGTCGACGCCTACCGGTCGCTGGCCGGCTTCGACGTCCGGACCTCGTTCAAGAAATGGCTGGCCGGCATTGCGGTTCATCGCTGCTATGACTACTGGCGGGAACGGTACCGGAATCGGGAAGTGCCGATGAGTGCGCTCACCGAGGACCACCTTGCCTGGGTGGACGGGGTGCTGGCCGACCGGGCGCGTGGTGCGTTCGCCGGCGCGGAAATGCGCCGGGAGGCCAGGGAGGTGCTGCAGTGGGCGCTGGCCGGGCTCTCCGCCGAGGATCGGATGGTCCTCACCCTGGTGCATCTGGAGGGACTGCCGGTGAAGGAAGCGGCGGCGCTGCTCGGCTGGAGTGTGATATCCGTAAAGGTGCGGGCCCATCGGTCGCGGGAGAAAATGCGGCGACGGATCGTGGCGATGCTGGAGGAAGGGGGATGA
- a CDS encoding DUF5710 domain-containing protein, with translation MPHDGAAVSRDRAEAKAAGSRWNPEKKLWYVSCGNVIGTALEKYIDIDGFDKWQKTSFHINVYSYAPYRCRWIYIHP, from the coding sequence ATGCCGCATGATGGAGCCGCCGTGTCGCGAGACCGCGCCGAGGCGAAGGCGGCTGGTAGCCGTTGGAATCCTGAAAAGAAACTCTGGTACGTCAGTTGCGGCAATGTCATTGGGACAGCGCTGGAAAAGTATATAGATATAGATGGTTTTGATAAGTGGCAAAAAACCAGTTTCCATATAAATGTATATAGCTACGCACCATATAGATGTAGATGGATCTATATACATCCATAA
- a CDS encoding DUF4238 domain-containing protein yields MPSDHYVSQTYLRSFTDSNGDIFPYYKSGNVIVGKTKKTKSVCCEINGDTNEYFDNVRILDDYLRIFENVWNKNIESLEKGIIDIQIKFELAGYISYLKNCNPTAKRLGQRSISGILKPVADNMLRREQGKIKDYSELDLADIKRCLETWGLKVEVDKMFSHAIGIEILTDMATNLCRYPWLIMRNETDIPFITSDNPAVMYFHNDNVQFGETVVPLTPRLAILISPTDGQTDVELDDVLKAGNPHDRFGLVKPKYVKEFNKLIIKCAEKTVLHSCRVEWLEKLVNKYRNWQMETLTDTLVTSKEVCVINRPRPVEISKKLKKS; encoded by the coding sequence ATGCCAAGCGATCATTACGTTTCACAGACATATTTGAGAAGTTTCACCGATAGCAATGGTGATATATTCCCATATTACAAAAGCGGAAATGTCATTGTAGGTAAAACTAAAAAGACTAAATCGGTATGCTGTGAAATTAACGGCGACACAAACGAATATTTCGACAATGTCAGGATATTGGATGACTATCTGAGAATATTTGAAAATGTTTGGAATAAGAATATTGAAAGCTTGGAAAAAGGCATAATTGATATCCAAATCAAATTTGAACTAGCAGGTTACATATCATATCTCAAGAATTGTAATCCTACAGCAAAACGATTAGGCCAAAGGTCGATATCTGGCATATTAAAACCTGTTGCTGACAATATGCTTCGACGCGAACAAGGCAAAATAAAAGATTACAGTGAATTAGATTTGGCTGATATTAAGAGGTGTCTGGAAACGTGGGGGCTGAAGGTTGAAGTTGATAAAATGTTCTCTCACGCGATAGGCATTGAAATTCTTACCGACATGGCGACGAATCTATGCCGATATCCTTGGCTTATTATGCGAAATGAAACAGATATTCCCTTTATTACCAGCGACAATCCTGCTGTGATGTATTTCCATAACGACAATGTTCAATTCGGCGAGACTGTTGTCCCGCTAACACCACGTCTAGCCATTCTAATTTCTCCTACTGACGGACAGACCGATGTTGAATTGGACGATGTTCTAAAGGCAGGGAACCCTCATGATCGATTCGGGCTTGTTAAACCTAAATATGTTAAGGAGTTCAACAAGCTTATTATCAAATGTGCTGAAAAAACAGTGCTGCATAGTTGCAGGGTGGAATGGTTGGAAAAGCTAGTCAACAAATATCGTAATTGGCAAATGGAAACGCTGACAGATACCCTTGTGACTTCAAAAGAAGTTTGTGTCATTAACCGACCTCGGCCGGTTGAGATAAGCAAAAAGCTGAAGAAAAGCTGA
- a CDS encoding serine hydrolase domain-containing protein, with the protein MDTGWRSVVVRRYGYLVVLLVAAALLSGCLRLVRHQLQAARAKEASRTAVVSGGEAVPAAVRAELERIVGMGVPGVTAIVMRDGRQMYRIDVGDIGPATRYPVASASKWLTAALVMTVVDEGKLTLDGPIGNILPEFRGPAGQITVRELLAQTAGTGSLQSRFDIRQDPRMTLAQSAAEIAARPLEDPPGQVFRYGGPGFQVAGALVEAVTGKRWAELFAERLARPLGMTQTSWEHLPNHGVTPAETLNPLLQGGAVTTADDYLRFLTMLAQGGSFAGRRILSPAAVDALETVQTLGKPLAYLPRGVRPGMQYALGNWCEQWDPAGRCTLVSSPGAFGTYPWIDRQSGLYGIFFLRDRLPRVVDALLNARAAIIANGGAPAPAGGD; encoded by the coding sequence ATGGATACCGGTTGGAGGTCGGTTGTTGTCCGGCGTTACGGCTACTTGGTGGTGCTTCTCGTGGCGGCGGCTCTCCTTTCGGGGTGCCTGCGCCTTGTGCGGCACCAGCTTCAGGCTGCCCGGGCGAAGGAGGCGTCCCGCACGGCGGTCGTCAGCGGCGGGGAAGCGGTGCCCGCCGCGGTGCGTGCCGAGCTGGAACGCATCGTCGGGATGGGTGTGCCGGGGGTGACGGCAATCGTTATGCGGGACGGCCGGCAAATGTACCGGATCGACGTGGGGGATATCGGCCCGGCAACCCGGTATCCCGTCGCCTCCGCTTCCAAGTGGCTGACGGCGGCGCTGGTGATGACCGTCGTCGACGAAGGGAAGCTGACGCTGGACGGGCCGATCGGGAACATCCTGCCCGAGTTCCGCGGCCCGGCCGGCCAGATCACCGTCCGCGAACTGCTGGCCCAGACAGCCGGGACCGGCAGCCTGCAATCGCGGTTCGACATCAGACAGGACCCGCGGATGACCCTGGCCCAGTCGGCGGCGGAAATAGCGGCGCGGCCGCTGGAAGACCCGCCCGGCCAGGTCTTCAGATACGGCGGCCCCGGCTTCCAGGTGGCTGGGGCTCTGGTCGAGGCGGTCACCGGCAAGCGCTGGGCGGAGCTGTTCGCCGAGCGGCTCGCCCGGCCGCTCGGGATGACGCAGACCTCTTGGGAACACCTGCCGAACCACGGCGTTACGCCGGCCGAGACCCTCAATCCGCTGCTGCAAGGTGGCGCGGTGACGACGGCGGACGATTACCTGCGCTTTCTGACCATGCTCGCCCAGGGCGGGAGCTTCGCCGGCCGGCGCATCCTGTCGCCAGCGGCGGTAGATGCGCTGGAGACCGTCCAGACTCTCGGCAAGCCGCTGGCTTACCTGCCGCGGGGCGTGCGCCCCGGCATGCAGTATGCGCTTGGCAACTGGTGCGAGCAGTGGGACCCTGCCGGTCGGTGCACCCTGGTATCGAGCCCCGGCGCCTTCGGCACCTATCCCTGGATCGACCGGCAGAGCGGCCTTTACGGCATCTTTTTCCTCCGCGACCGTCTCCCGCGGGTTGTCGATGCGCTGCTGAACGCCCGGGCGGCGATCATCGCCAACGGTGGCGCCCCGGCGCCGGCCGGCGGCGACTGA
- the lpdA gene encoding dihydrolipoyl dehydrogenase, which translates to MKNYDIVVIGGGPGGMNTAFLMRQQGKTVALIQDEQDSLGGVCLNRGCMPTKSLLKAATAYRYAKQGARYGLDFSLPPVDLSRLRAVTDEDLDKLRAAVQGMIDGAEISVFRGRGAFGSPHEVRVTKADGGTELIVGEQIVIATGSHPVELPFAPFDGEYILSSDQILQNKALPEKLLIIGGGAIGCEFATLYHTFGSEVILAEAQESLLPREDREAGQKLEESFAAQGIRVKTGTAIKKLAVGNGKVNVEYSNSNETDTVDKVLVGIGRRPNINGLNLAAAGVKTEGGAISVNAFMQTNVPHIYAVGDSIGGLMLAHAAEKEAAVLAHNMQSSNSLPLEESAVPRVAFCSPEVAAVGVNETTAGIGAFTMPIVPNGRSVVDKVEPAFVKLFVEKDSNVVSGAIIIGEAATEMIHEMALAVENRLTVGQIGNTVHVHPTHSKNIATAVRHFN; encoded by the coding sequence ATGAAGAACTATGACATTGTGGTTATCGGGGGCGGCCCCGGCGGCATGAATACCGCTTTTTTGATGAGACAACAGGGGAAAACGGTGGCGCTGATTCAGGATGAGCAGGACAGCCTTGGCGGTGTCTGTCTGAATCGGGGGTGCATGCCGACCAAATCTCTGCTGAAGGCTGCCACGGCCTACCGCTACGCCAAGCAGGGCGCCAGATACGGTCTGGATTTCTCGCTCCCTCCGGTTGATTTGAGCCGGCTTCGTGCGGTGACCGACGAAGACCTCGACAAACTCCGCGCTGCGGTGCAGGGGATGATTGACGGGGCTGAAATTTCCGTATTCCGCGGTAGAGGGGCATTCGGGTCGCCCCACGAAGTACGCGTCACTAAAGCGGATGGCGGCACCGAGCTGATCGTCGGCGAGCAGATCGTCATTGCCACCGGTTCGCACCCCGTCGAACTTCCCTTTGCGCCCTTCGACGGCGAGTACATCCTGTCGAGCGACCAGATATTGCAGAACAAGGCGCTTCCGGAAAAGCTGCTGATTATCGGCGGCGGGGCGATCGGCTGCGAGTTTGCCACCCTGTACCATACGTTCGGCAGCGAGGTTATCCTGGCGGAAGCTCAAGAATCCTTGTTGCCACGGGAAGACCGGGAGGCCGGGCAAAAGCTTGAAGAGTCGTTTGCGGCGCAGGGCATCAGGGTTAAAACCGGGACCGCGATCAAGAAGTTAGCTGTTGGAAACGGCAAGGTTAACGTTGAATACAGCAACAGCAATGAAACCGATACGGTCGACAAGGTCCTGGTCGGGATAGGGCGCCGGCCGAACATTAACGGCCTGAATCTGGCAGCAGCAGGGGTGAAGACTGAAGGGGGAGCTATCAGCGTAAACGCTTTTATGCAGACAAATGTCCCTCATATCTACGCGGTGGGCGACTCTATCGGGGGCTTGATGCTGGCCCATGCGGCTGAAAAGGAAGCCGCCGTGCTCGCTCATAATATGCAATCGTCAAACAGCCTCCCCCTGGAAGAATCCGCCGTTCCGCGCGTTGCTTTCTGTTCTCCGGAGGTTGCAGCGGTAGGCGTGAACGAAACAACCGCCGGCATCGGGGCATTCACGATGCCCATAGTGCCAAATGGCCGTTCCGTGGTGGACAAGGTCGAACCCGCATTCGTCAAGCTGTTCGTCGAGAAGGATTCCAATGTTGTAAGCGGGGCGATCATTATCGGCGAGGCGGCGACGGAAATGATCCATGAAATGGCATTGGCAGTGGAAAACCGTCTGACCGTGGGGCAGATCGGGAACACGGTACATGTTCATCCGACACATTCGAAAAATATCGCCACGGCCGTGCGTCATTTCAACTAG
- a CDS encoding MarR family winged helix-turn-helix transcriptional regulator, which produces METKVDKDLCYKLQYLARLLIVELNEKMKPYSVTQGQLPVLCCLGEQGGQTQTELCEKIQVEQPTMANTLRRMERDGLITRTACDQDKRQARIYLTEQTRPSVAALQEKRDEVIARMTSGMSAKEQETLHQLIDNAIRALKNPDTSPEEK; this is translated from the coding sequence ATGGAAACCAAAGTAGATAAAGACTTGTGCTACAAGCTGCAATATCTGGCCAGGCTGCTGATCGTCGAATTAAACGAAAAAATGAAACCATATAGCGTGACGCAGGGGCAGCTTCCCGTGCTCTGCTGCCTGGGGGAGCAGGGAGGCCAGACGCAAACCGAGCTTTGTGAAAAAATTCAAGTGGAACAACCCACCATGGCGAATACTTTGCGGCGCATGGAAAGGGACGGCCTTATCACCCGAACAGCATGCGATCAGGACAAGCGCCAAGCCCGCATTTACCTGACCGAACAAACACGGCCGTCCGTTGCCGCACTCCAGGAAAAGCGGGATGAAGTGATCGCCCGGATGACTTCGGGAATGTCCGCGAAAGAGCAGGAAACACTGCACCAACTCATCGACAACGCCATACGTGCTTTGAAGAATCCGGACACATCACCAGAGGAGAAATAG
- a CDS encoding REP-associated tyrosine transposase has protein sequence MARPLRIEYPGAYYHVTSRGNERKDIFKSRRDREKFLDYLSSATERYGAAVHAYCLMSNHYHLLLETPEGNLSEIMRHINGAYTTYFNIKRKRSGHLFQGRYKAILIEADEYLVELSRYIHLNPVKAGMVEKPEQHKWSSYQGFTGQCKAPEWLKTGFIWGCFATKEAVAQKKYRGFVEDMSGKEYESPLTGTIGSSILGSPGFVDEISSTHLKGKKDTNIPALRQFISRPTPEEILVAAKAGFADNEKLARQVGIHLCHKFSGLKLREIGDLFDVRDTAISEANRRIVRKLAADGELRKKVERIKSRLDKV, from the coding sequence ATGGCACGGCCATTACGAATCGAGTACCCTGGAGCTTATTACCATGTAACGTCGCGTGGGAATGAGCGGAAGGATATATTCAAAAGCCGGAGGGATCGGGAGAAGTTTCTTGACTATCTGTCATCGGCGACGGAGCGATACGGAGCGGCAGTTCATGCATATTGCCTGATGAGCAACCATTATCACCTGTTACTGGAGACGCCGGAGGGAAACCTCTCCGAGATCATGCGGCATATCAACGGGGCATACACGACCTACTTTAATATCAAGAGAAAGAGATCAGGGCATCTGTTTCAGGGGAGATACAAGGCGATACTTATCGAGGCCGATGAATACTTGGTGGAGCTTTCGCGCTACATACACTTGAATCCCGTGAAGGCCGGAATGGTTGAAAAGCCAGAGCAACACAAGTGGTCCAGCTATCAGGGCTTCACAGGACAATGCAAAGCGCCGGAATGGCTTAAGACAGGCTTTATTTGGGGCTGTTTCGCAACGAAAGAGGCGGTCGCGCAGAAAAAGTACCGGGGCTTTGTCGAAGATATGAGTGGCAAAGAATACGAAAGCCCGCTCACAGGGACAATCGGCTCATCAATATTGGGAAGCCCTGGCTTTGTGGACGAAATTTCGTCGACACACTTAAAGGGGAAGAAAGATACGAATATTCCGGCGCTCAGGCAATTTATCAGCAGGCCGACACCGGAAGAAATACTTGTCGCGGCAAAAGCCGGATTTGCCGATAACGAGAAACTGGCGCGTCAAGTAGGCATCCACCTATGTCATAAATTTAGTGGGTTGAAGCTCAGGGAAATAGGAGATTTGTTCGATGTGCGAGATACGGCAATTAGTGAAGCGAACAGAAGGATTGTCCGGAAATTGGCGGCGGACGGAGAGTTGAGGAAAAAGGTTGAAAGGATAAAGAGTAGACTGGATAAAGTGTAG
- a CDS encoding TIR domain-containing protein translates to MGHGRSPLWRELKDFLSDRLGLAWDEFNREAVAGFTTFERLSQMLAEAKFAFLIMTAEDEHMDQALHARENVVHEVGLFQGSLGPKRAIILLEDGCSEFSNIIGLSQIRFPRGHISAAFEKIRRVLEREGIIE, encoded by the coding sequence ATTGGACATGGGCGGTCTCCCCTATGGCGCGAGTTAAAGGACTTCCTATCCGACAGGCTTGGTCTCGCCTGGGATGAATTTAATAGAGAAGCAGTGGCCGGATTTACAACTTTTGAAAGACTGTCTCAAATGCTTGCTGAAGCTAAATTCGCTTTTCTAATCATGACTGCTGAGGATGAACACATGGATCAGGCGCTTCACGCACGTGAGAATGTGGTTCATGAAGTTGGTCTATTTCAAGGAAGCCTGGGACCGAAAAGAGCCATTATTCTCCTCGAAGATGGCTGCTCAGAGTTTTCAAACATTATAGGTCTTTCGCAAATAAGGTTCCCGAGAGGTCACATTTCTGCTGCATTCGAGAAAATTCGAAGGGTACTAGAGCGAGAAGGCATCATCGAATAA